The DNA region CGCTCGTCCTCAACCGGCCCCTTGAGCGGGTCGTCGGCAGGCCATGAGAACAACGCCGGAGCAGCGCTGGGCCACACACCGGCACGGGCGCGCTCCAGGGCCTGACGGAAGGACGCCGCCGGGGCGTCCGGCAGCGTCGTGGCGATCTTTCGCGCCGTGATCTCCTGTTGCTCGGTGAGGGCCCCGTCGAGGGCGGCGGACGACAGCAGCCGGGCCGCGTGCTGGGCCACGTGGGCGTCCCGGCAGGTGAAAACGGCCTGCACGCAGACGGGTCCGCTCGCATGGGCCAGTAGGACAAGGACACGGCTTTTGCTGCTCGCGTGCTCGCACAGAAAACTGCGGGGCACGGCCGAAACCGGTGGGGCTGTCACAGGAGCACTCCAACGACCGCGGCCGGTCACGGGCCGACCGCATACGACAGGGGAAGCTGCTGGTAGGCGCGGTACAGCCGCATCTCCGGACAGCGCAAGAATCGAAAAGTGACTGGTGTTGTCGATGCGATCGGCAACCCGGGTCCGCACAAGACCATAGCCGGTCGGCACGTCTGCGTAAGGCGTTTCGGCATCATTGCCCCCGACAGGCCAGAACAGAGCCCGCGGGGCGCCTTGTGTCACGGGTGCTTCGGACGGACGCAGGGGGCGAACGGCATCTCCTCCGCGGGGCTCCGTCGTCGCCTGGACGCGGCAGCGGGCTCCGTGACGGCTGGGGCCGTGGTGAGCATCACCGGGATGCACGGGTGATGGGCGCCGACAGTCTTCTCCACCGCCCGGCCAGGTTGCGCAAGTGGTGCCAGGCGTCCGCTGCTTGCCAGGCTTGCGAAGCCTCACGGCGGGCAGGCCCCGGCCCGGTCGCGGCAGATCACTTCGATCTTGGGGTGATCGTGCAGCTGGGTTGCCAGTGGCTCGGCGTTCCGTCCCGGCAGCATGTCGACCGGGCGCCGCTCTTCCAGGTCCACCAGGATCGTGGCGTAGGAGTCGCCCTTGCGTAGCGAGAAGTCGTCGATCCCGAGTATGCGCACGCTGGCCTGCGGCAACTCGGGGAGGTGTTTAAGGAGTTTGTCCTTGGTGACGCGGATGCTCAGCACGGACGCGAGCTGTGCAATCGGCCCGCCAGACATGACACGGCCCCGTCCGTTGTGCCTGTGGGGGATTTCCGGAAGTCAGGGACGCCCGGCAGGGCGATTGCCCGGCCGGTTGAGGGTGATGGTGAGCCAGGGGTCGACGTGGACAAGAAAGTGTGTGTGGGCGTCGTCCGCTGAGCCTGGTAGATCGTATTCCTGGACGAGCTGCCAGATCTGCTGCGGATGCTCGGACGTCAGGCGTAGCTGCGCGCGTGGCGGTGACGCCAAGGCATGGGAGGAGGAGGTGTCCTCGGCGATGACGAGGTTGCCGTAGGCGACCCAGGTCTGCCCGTAGCGGTCAGGGCGCAGGCCGAAGATCTCGTCCAGGACCTGACGTACGCGCTGTATGTCGGTCACAGCGAGGTAGGCACCCTGGAGTTGTGTCCCCGGCGGGTCCGGCTGCTTGGTCTGTGGGGGAGTGGCGCGGTGCACGGAGTGCAGGAGGTGCAGCCGCTGCCCGTCGTCGGTGAGCAACTGGACCTGGCGTGCTGCCCATTGGCCAGCGCGGGTATCTTGGCGGGCTTCGACGTGCGCGGTGCGCTGGTAGGGGACGGGGAGGATGCTTCCTGGTACGGCGTGGGCCAGTTGGTCGGTGAACTCGGCCAGCGCCGTACGGGCCTGCTCCGGCGAGGGAGGCTGTAGGCGTGGTGGGATGGCTGGTGCCAGGAGGTCCTGTGCGAGGGCGACCAGCAGAGGCCGGTCTTGAACGTTGCGTCCGTTGGCGCCCAGCCATTCTTGTCCCAGGGCTGCTCCCAGCAGGCTCGCCGTCATAGAGGCAAGCGTGTCGGTGTCCGCGCCCTCCAGCCGGGCGGCGGCGGTGAGTGCGTGGTCCGGGCTGGCGGCCGAGCGGGCGGCGAGGTAGGCGGCCGCGACCGCGCACAGGGTGCCGGATCCACGGGCCTTGCCAGTGAGTCCCTGCGACTTCAAGAAGACGGTCGGTGCGCTGACGGCGCCGCTTTTGAGCTCTTTGTGTGCAAGTGTGAGGAGGTCTTCGACCTCGCGGCTGGTGGCCAGCCACAGCCTGTCGAGGGGCTGCTCAAGCGCGTGCGAGGCCCGGTTCTGCCACTCCTCGCCCAAGGCCTGGAAGATCGGCTTTTGCCATTGTGCCGTGCTGTCCAGGAGCGCTTCGATCAGCCAGCCGTAGGACAAAGGGGTGGGCTGGCGCATGCTCAGCCACAGTGCTTGGGCGTGGACGAGGGCACCGAGGAGTGCTCGGGGATGGCCATGCGTGGTGGCGGCATTGCGGACGACGTCGACGGCCAAGTCATCGAACCGGCTGTCCGCATGATGGTGGATGACGTGCGGTGCGATCCGCATCGCGGCGCCGTTGGCGCCGGTGTCGAAGTACTTGCGGACGTCGCTGGCGCCGACGGTCCACGGAGGACGCTCCTGGGTCCAGGCCTTGCAGGCACGTTTGACGCTGGCACCCGCACCCCGCTCGTAGAAGGGCAGAAGGGGCCACTCGACCCGCTGCAGCCAGGTGAGCCACTCGTCGCCTGCGGTGAGCAGGGCACGTCCGACCGCGATGATCATCTGGGTGTCGTCGCTGTAGTCACCGGCCCCGATCACCTCGGTGAAGGGCCGAAACCGACTTCCCGCTGTACGTTCCCAGGCGACGAACTGGTTCGTGCCGCTGTCCGCCGGCAGACGGCGGGTGCGGTCCCGGCGCTCGTACGGCCAGCCCAGCGCATCGCCGACAGCGGCAGCCAGCACCATGCCGACGGCACGATCAAGCCGGGGATGCGGCTGCGGTTCACGGTTCACGGGGCCACTCTGCCAGAGTTGTTCAGGGGACGAAGGCGAGCTCCGCAGGGCGGCGTCCGGCCCGTACGGTCTGGCTCAGAAGATACTTGTCGAACAAGGCGGGAGCGATGATCAGGGGCGGCAGCACCGCGCCCATGTCGAGGTGCTGGGTAAGCCGGTAATGCTCAAGCTTGGCCTGCTCAGCGTCCTTCACGATGACGCTGTGCACGTGGCTGAGAGGAATCGGGCCGGGGAGCAGAACCTCGGCCTGGTCGTCGGTGGGCCACCAGCCGGGGTGCCGAGCGGTGCGAGTCCGCGTGGCATTTCCGGACACGCTCGCCTCGAACAAGGAAGTGAAAGCGGCAAAACCGCTACGGATGCCTCCCCCCAGACCCCGTGCGGCGTTGTACGGGCAGAACTTCGCCCCAGGCAGGGTGAGCAGAACAGGGTCCAAGGTCAGAATGGCCCATTCCCTGAAGTGCGGGTCTTCGGTCCTTGCCCGGTCCAGGTACCACGTATTGGGATACTCGACGCTGCAGTTGATGTGGTTCGGGTAGCCGTCCAAACGGGCCAAGTCCGTGGGCCTGAACCCCTCGGTGCTTGCCCGCAGAGTCACCGCATCGCGTATCTCGCCGGTGGCCAGGATATGGGCCAGATTCGCGGACTTGGTGAAGTGGCACAGCCGAGTGATGCCGCGACGCTGTGCCTCGGCCCAAATCTCGTTCACGACTCGAGCCTAAGAAACAGGTCTGACATCTCGTCGGGCAGCAGCGGCGTCAACGTGCCTGACCGCAGGAGGATCAAACCCGTGCGCGCGCGGGTCACCGCCACGTATAACTGGCGCGCCTCACGGGCTTTAGCCTCCTCCAGCCCGTGTGACTCGACCTCGGAGGCCTTGGGTATTTCGTCCGCGTCACACAGTGGCAGGATCACCGAGTCGAACTCCAGGCCCTTGGCGGCCGAGTAGGTGCCGTAGTACACACCGGGCCCGTGCGGCCACACCGTCAGGTCCCTGTGCAGCCTGCTGACGCGGTGGCGCTGGCCCAGGTGACGCAGGAGCTCGGCCTCATGCTCCCGGGTGCGCATGAGGACAGCGACCTGCTGGTCTGCTGCCAGTCCATTCGCGAACTCCGCTGCGCGGCGCATCTGTTCCGCCTTGGTAGCGGCCGTGACGATCGTGGGCTGAGGACCGTCGGCGGTGGGCGCCTTGGGCTGGACCAGGTCGACCTCGTCACGGAAGTGCGGCATGTCGGAGATCGCCTGGGCGAGCTGAGCGATCTGGCGACTGTTGCGGTAGTTCTGCTCGAACTCGACCTGCCGGGCCACCGTCAGGCCCAGGGAGCGCCACGACATCCGGCTGCCGTAGATCTGCTGGGCGTAGTCCCCGAAGAAGGACAGCGACCCGTCGGCGGGAATCGCTGCGGCCAGGGAGCGGATCATCTCGGGGGTGAAGTCCTGCCCCTCGTCGACCACGACATGCTTGTAGCGCCGAGCCGAAGCGTCCCTCGCCAGTGCCGCGAGAACGACGGAGGGCAGATCATCCCAGTCTTGGCCATACCCGGCCTGGGTGCGCAGCTCGATGTACCGGCGGTAGACCTCGTAGACCACCGCCCTGTCTGCGGGGGCCAGGGCCGAACCCCTGCCGATACGGGGCGCACCGTTGAGGTAGGCGTCTTCGTCGGTGACGCCATGACCGGCCATCCAGTGCAGCTCGTCCATGAAGAATCCCGGCGGCTGGCTGGCCACCGCTCGATGAGTTGTGTTGCGGACCTCGGACAGCGCCTTGTCAACTAGAGCCTGCTTGCTGGGGCAGATGGAGACGGGCTGCCCGGTCGCATACCTGAGGTAGCCCCGGGCGAACAGGTGATAGTTCTCTACGGTCAGACGCGTGCTGTGGGCGCCGATGGCCTTCAGGTAGGTGACCAGCGCCCGGTTGAACGTGACCAGCAGCGTTCGGCCGGCGATCCCCGGCGCCTCGGACAGATAACGGGCACGGTGTACTGCCATCGTTGTCTTGCCGCTGCCTGCGGTGCCCAGGACCACCAGATGGCCTTGAGCCGTCAGATACACCACTTCGCGCTGCTGCCCCTGCGGCTCCGGAAGTGCCCCCATCGCGTCAGTATGACGCAGAGAAGTGCTTCGGTGGTCCGAATCAACAGCGTGTGCAGGAATACCCGCAGCGTTCAAAGACTCGGGAAGCCACCCGTGGCCATCCAGTTGGTGCTGTGGATGATCTCGTTCACGGTGCGCAAGGCTCTGCTGGCGTGCTGGTGGGCCGCGGCGGCCAGTTCGTAGTAGCGCTCCGGCTCGCCGCCCAGAACGGGTGCCGAGGTGCCGACCCGGTGCAGATAGCCGACTACGGCGTGCGTGGAGCGCAGCTGGGTCGAACAAGAACTCCCAGTCCCGCCGCAGCGGGGCGTCACAGCCTCGGGATTCGATATCGGCCCGAGACTCATGTGCACTCTCAGTACCTCCGCAGGCACAGCGTCATTGAAGGAGACGGCAGGAATTATGCGGGAGTTGGAGGAGCAGATGACTCGACGTCGACGGACGCTGCTGCTTTCGGGAAGCTGGGCCTCGAGCCGCGGCGCCGGCGTGCGGCTTGACAGGGCTGGCCCGCCACTCCGCCGCTTTCACCAGGTGACGGGCAGTTCACTTACGCCGTGGATGGCCCGGCCGTGCAGGGCGAACTCCCCCGCGGGCACGGCCAGACGCAGTTCCGGCAGCCGCTGGAACAGCGCGGGCAGGGCGGTCTGCAATTCGGCGCGGGCCAGCGACTGGCCCAGGCAGTGGTGCGGGCCGTGGCCGAAGGACAGATGGTGCTGGGCATCGCGGGTGATATCGAAGGTGTCGGGCTCCGGGAAGGCCCGCGGGTCGCGGTTGGCGGCCTGGAGCGAGACGACCACCCCTTCACCGGCCCGCACCGTGACGCCGCCCACTTCGACGTCCTCCAGGGCAATCCGGCGCATGCCGATGTGGACCACGGTCAGGTAGCGCAGCAGTTCCTCCACCGCTCCCGGCACCAGCGCCGGGTCGGCGCGCAGCGCGGCCAGTTGGCCGGGGTGGGTCAGGAGTGTCACCGCTCCGAGCGACAGCATGCTCGC from Streptomyces sp. NBC_00258 includes:
- a CDS encoding ADP-ribosylglycohydrolase family protein produces the protein MNREPQPHPRLDRAVGMVLAAAVGDALGWPYERRDRTRRLPADSGTNQFVAWERTAGSRFRPFTEVIGAGDYSDDTQMIIAVGRALLTAGDEWLTWLQRVEWPLLPFYERGAGASVKRACKAWTQERPPWTVGASDVRKYFDTGANGAAMRIAPHVIHHHADSRFDDLAVDVVRNAATTHGHPRALLGALVHAQALWLSMRQPTPLSYGWLIEALLDSTAQWQKPIFQALGEEWQNRASHALEQPLDRLWLATSREVEDLLTLAHKELKSGAVSAPTVFLKSQGLTGKARGSGTLCAVAAAYLAARSAASPDHALTAAARLEGADTDTLASMTASLLGAALGQEWLGANGRNVQDRPLLVALAQDLLAPAIPPRLQPPSPEQARTALAEFTDQLAHAVPGSILPVPYQRTAHVEARQDTRAGQWAARQVQLLTDDGQRLHLLHSVHRATPPQTKQPDPPGTQLQGAYLAVTDIQRVRQVLDEIFGLRPDRYGQTWVAYGNLVIAEDTSSSHALASPPRAQLRLTSEHPQQIWQLVQEYDLPGSADDAHTHFLVHVDPWLTITLNRPGNRPAGRP
- a CDS encoding DarT ssDNA thymidine ADP-ribosyltransferase family protein gives rise to the protein MNEIWAEAQRRGITRLCHFTKSANLAHILATGEIRDAVTLRASTEGFRPTDLARLDGYPNHINCSVEYPNTWYLDRARTEDPHFREWAILTLDPVLLTLPGAKFCPYNAARGLGGGIRSGFAAFTSLFEASVSGNATRTRTARHPGWWPTDDQAEVLLPGPIPLSHVHSVIVKDAEQAKLEHYRLTQHLDMGAVLPPLIIAPALFDKYLLSQTVRAGRRPAELAFVP
- a CDS encoding 3'-5' exonuclease; translation: MGALPEPQGQQREVVYLTAQGHLVVLGTAGSGKTTMAVHRARYLSEAPGIAGRTLLVTFNRALVTYLKAIGAHSTRLTVENYHLFARGYLRYATGQPVSICPSKQALVDKALSEVRNTTHRAVASQPPGFFMDELHWMAGHGVTDEDAYLNGAPRIGRGSALAPADRAVVYEVYRRYIELRTQAGYGQDWDDLPSVVLAALARDASARRYKHVVVDEGQDFTPEMIRSLAAAIPADGSLSFFGDYAQQIYGSRMSWRSLGLTVARQVEFEQNYRNSRQIAQLAQAISDMPHFRDEVDLVQPKAPTADGPQPTIVTAATKAEQMRRAAEFANGLAADQQVAVLMRTREHEAELLRHLGQRHRVSRLHRDLTVWPHGPGVYYGTYSAAKGLEFDSVILPLCDADEIPKASEVESHGLEEAKAREARQLYVAVTRARTGLILLRSGTLTPLLPDEMSDLFLRLES
- a CDS encoding transposase; translated protein: MSGGPIAQLASVLSIRVTKDKLLKHLPELPQASVRILGIDDFSLRKGDSYATILVDLEERRPVDMLPGRNAEPLATQLHDHPKIEVICRDRAGACPP